A single Capsicum annuum cultivar UCD-10X-F1 unplaced genomic scaffold, UCD10Xv1.1 ctg81455, whole genome shotgun sequence DNA region contains:
- the LOC107869275 gene encoding receptor kinase-like protein Xa21 yields MTFVLLWIRHRKGKRAPPQAESLSTVRRERISYNELLQAADGLSESNLIGFGSFGSVYKGILSSGTIIAVKVFNLQQDAAFKSFDTECEALCSLRHRNLVKVITSCSNLDFKALVLQYMPNGSLEKYLYSHNYFLDIRQRLSIMIDVACALKYLHHGCSSPVIHCDLKPSNVLLDEDMVAHLRDFGISKLLGEYQGDLYTKTFATLGYIAPEYGQDGLVSTKCDVYSYGIMLLETFTRRKPSEFEEDLRLKQWANYSLPDAVIDVADTNLVPPIDNHVMKKLDCVASIMNVALDCCSESPARRTNMKDAVGMLQKIRIQLLAC; encoded by the exons ATGACCTTTGTGCTCCTATGGATAAGGCATAGAAAAGGTAAGAGAGCTCCTCCACAGGCTGAGTCGTTGTCTACCGTTAGAAGAGAAAGAATTTCATACAATGAATTGCTCCAAGCAGCTGATGGGCTTAGCGAGAGTAATCTGATTGGTTTTGGAAGTTTTGGCTCTGTATACAAAGGCATTCTCAGCAGTGGAACTATCATTGCAGTTAAAGTGTTCAATCTACAACAGGATGCGGCATTCAAGAGCTTTGATACGGAATGTGAAGCTCTGTGCAGCCTTCGCCATAGGAATCTTGTAAAAGTCATTACTAGCTGTTCCAATCTTGATTTTAAGGCATTAGTGCTCCAGTATATGCCTAATGGGAGTCTTGAGAAGTATTTGTATTCGCACAACTACTTCCTCGACATTAGACAGAGACTAAGCATAatgatagatgtggcatgtgCTTTGAAATATCTTCACCATGGGTGCTCGTCGCCTGTGATTCACTGTGATCTGAAGCCGAGTAATGTCTTgctggatgaggatatggttgcCCACCTAAGAGACTTTGGTATTTCAAAACTGCTTGGTGAATATCAGGGTGATTTGTACACTAAAACCTTTGCAACATTGGGTTATATTGCGCCAG AGTATGGCCAAGATGGATTGGTGTCTACTAAATGTGATGTGTATAGCTATGGAATCATGTTGCTGGAAACGTTTACTAGGAGAAAGCCTAGTGAGTTTGAGGAAGATCTTAGATTGAAACAATGGGCGAATTATTCACTTCCTGATGCAGTAATAGATGTTGCAGATACCAACTTGGTTCCACCAATAGATAATCACGTCATGAAGAAGTTGGATTGTGTGGCATCAATCATGAATGTCGCGCTAGATTGCTGTTCTGAATCTCCAGCACGACGGACAAACATGAAAGATGCTGTAGGGATGCTACAGAAGATCAGAATTCAACTTCTCGCATGTTGA